In a single window of the Bacteroidota bacterium genome:
- the metF gene encoding methylenetetrahydrofolate reductase [NAD(P)H]: MKVTEHIQKANGKSLFSLEILPPLKGKDMKDIINNLDPLMEFNPAFVDVTYHREEVVYDELPNGLLQKRTIRKRPSTVAISAAIQHRYNVDAVPHLLAGGFTKEETENALVEMDFLGIQNVLALRGDAAPGETYFKALAEGHSYANEVVEQINNLNNGKYLDPKMEHAHHTDFCIGVAGYPEKHFESPNIETDLEYLKAKVDAGADYIVTQMFFDNKKYFDFVEDCKRHGINVPIIPGLKPLSTKNQLRLLPHRFSLDLPCDLVREVDKCKDNKEVRQLGVEWAIEQSKELKAAGVPTLHYYTMGKSDNIQKIVKAVF; encoded by the coding sequence ATGAAAGTAACAGAACATATACAAAAAGCTAACGGGAAATCGCTTTTTTCATTAGAGATTTTACCTCCTTTAAAGGGTAAAGACATGAAAGATATTATCAATAATCTCGATCCTCTGATGGAGTTTAATCCCGCTTTTGTCGATGTAACTTATCACCGTGAGGAAGTGGTTTATGATGAGTTGCCCAACGGATTATTACAAAAGCGTACAATTCGCAAGCGTCCGAGTACCGTGGCAATTTCGGCTGCAATTCAGCACAGATATAATGTAGATGCCGTACCACATTTATTGGCGGGTGGATTTACAAAAGAAGAAACTGAGAACGCATTGGTAGAAATGGATTTCCTTGGAATTCAAAATGTATTGGCTTTACGCGGTGATGCTGCGCCGGGAGAAACGTATTTCAAAGCTTTGGCCGAAGGTCACTCTTATGCAAATGAGGTAGTGGAACAAATAAATAATTTAAATAACGGGAAGTATTTAGATCCCAAGATGGAACACGCACATCATACAGATTTTTGTATAGGTGTTGCGGGCTATCCCGAAAAACACTTCGAATCTCCCAATATCGAAACCGATTTGGAGTATTTGAAAGCCAAAGTCGATGCCGGAGCCGATTATATTGTCACGCAAATGTTTTTTGACAATAAGAAATATTTTGACTTTGTGGAGGATTGTAAACGACACGGAATTAATGTGCCTATTATTCCGGGATTAAAACCCCTTTCCACAAAAAATCAGTTGCGCTTATTGCCCCACCGTTTCAGCCTCGACCTACCTTGTGATTTGGTTCGTGAAGTGGATAAATGTAAAGATAATAAAGAAGTTCGTCAGCTTGGAGTAGAGTGGGCCATAGAGCAGTCGAAAGAATTAAAAGCTGCCGGGGTACCTACATTGCATTACTATACAATGGGGAAATCGGATAATATACAGAAGATAGTTAAGGCTGTTTTTTAG